One genomic window of Saprospiraceae bacterium includes the following:
- the secA gene encoding preprotein translocase subunit SecA: MFGSILKKIFGTKQDKDVQSYSGRIDEVHEATKGLLHLDNDALRQKTIEFRERIKTQLSVIDEELSALRKSSDETEDVFAKEDIYNQIDQTIKQRDQQIEEILKELLPEAFAVVKETAKRFTENQTLRVKATEHDRNLAVTKPYIKLDGEYASYANSWTAGGGEVVWNMVHYDVQLIGGMVLHDGKIAEMATGEGKTLVATLPAYLNGLTGEGVHIVTVNDYLARRDSEWVGPIFEFLLLTVDCIDKYKPNSIQRKNAYNCHITYGTNNEFGFDYLRDNMVRSVDEKVQGKHHYAMVDEVDSVLIDDARTPLIISGPVDLDEESQEYNVLKPKVEKLINEQRRLSTMYLTDARKLITEGSTGHQAGEGGLALFRAYRAMPKSRPLIKYLSEDGIRNVLHKTENYYMQEQSKNMRVADEPLLFTIDEKNRQVELTALGIDFLCNGESDNNFFLIPDLSDEINMIESNDQLNREEQTKAKEKVLDDFSIKSKRLHCVSQLLKAYTLFEIDEDYVVIEGHVKIVDEGTGRLLEGRRYSDGLHQAIEAKENVKVGELTQTYATITLQNYFRMYHKLAGMTGTAETEAGELWQIYKLDVVVIPTNKQIVRDDREDLVYKTSREKYNAVIDEISDCTSKGRPVLVGTTSVDISEKLSRMLQLRGIPHNVLNAKQHQREAEIVAEAGHPGKVTIATNMAGRGTDIKISDQVKKAGGLAIIGTERHESRRVDRQLRGRAGRQGDPGSSQFFVSFEDNLMRLFNSDRITSIMDKLGHKEGEVLQHPMVTKSIERAQKKVEENNFGIRKRLLEYDDVMNIQREAIYKKRNHALYGDRLTVDLSYMFHSTIEQLLARHKANHDYESFEYDVIGVLGFEPQMDKSFFNESRDHEIINEINKQFFEWYQKKEEQFIEVLMPLIKNVKQNEGNKYQRVAIPITDGHTEPIPIGVEMAEAMDSAGQSIMRDIEKTIALIKLDHNWKEHLRNMDELKESVQAASFEQKDPLVIYKLEAFKLFEQLVYKMNQEITSFLAKSRLLFSVDQQVTEAKAQKTDYSKTRTSRAEENMKRAAESAGNAAAQAQQTIRNTIPKVGRNDMCPCGSGKKFKNCHGNI, translated from the coding sequence ATGTTTGGAAGTATATTAAAGAAGATTTTTGGCACGAAACAAGATAAAGATGTACAGTCTTATTCAGGTAGAATTGACGAGGTTCACGAAGCAACAAAAGGGCTGCTTCATTTAGACAATGATGCGCTCAGGCAGAAGACTATTGAATTTCGCGAACGGATAAAAACGCAACTAAGCGTTATTGATGAAGAACTTTCTGCTTTGAGAAAATCTTCCGATGAAACTGAAGATGTATTCGCCAAGGAAGACATATACAATCAAATTGACCAAACGATAAAGCAACGCGATCAACAAATTGAAGAAATTCTGAAGGAACTCTTACCTGAAGCATTCGCCGTTGTTAAAGAAACCGCAAAGCGATTTACAGAGAACCAAACGTTGCGCGTGAAAGCAACAGAACACGACAGAAATCTCGCAGTAACCAAACCCTATATCAAATTAGATGGGGAATATGCCAGCTATGCAAATAGCTGGACAGCAGGCGGTGGAGAAGTCGTTTGGAATATGGTTCACTACGATGTGCAATTAATTGGCGGAATGGTGTTGCATGATGGTAAAATAGCAGAGATGGCTACAGGAGAAGGCAAAACCCTAGTCGCCACCTTGCCTGCATATTTAAATGGCCTGACCGGAGAAGGTGTTCATATCGTAACGGTAAACGACTACCTGGCCAGAAGAGATAGTGAGTGGGTTGGTCCCATTTTTGAATTTTTGTTATTGACCGTTGATTGCATTGACAAATACAAACCAAACTCTATTCAGCGAAAAAATGCTTACAATTGCCATATTACTTATGGTACTAATAATGAATTTGGATTTGATTATCTCAGAGATAATATGGTTCGCAGTGTCGACGAAAAAGTTCAGGGAAAACATCATTATGCCATGGTGGATGAAGTCGATAGCGTTTTAATAGATGATGCCAGGACTCCGTTGATTATATCAGGACCGGTTGATCTCGATGAAGAGAGTCAGGAATACAATGTATTAAAACCAAAAGTTGAAAAACTTATTAACGAACAAAGAAGATTGTCTACCATGTACCTCACAGATGCGCGCAAGCTCATTACGGAAGGATCTACAGGACATCAGGCAGGAGAAGGCGGTTTGGCTTTGTTTAGGGCCTACAGGGCCATGCCAAAATCAAGGCCTCTTATAAAATATTTAAGTGAAGATGGAATTCGGAATGTGCTGCATAAAACGGAGAACTATTATATGCAAGAGCAATCCAAAAATATGCGGGTTGCTGATGAACCTTTATTATTTACCATAGATGAAAAAAACAGACAGGTTGAATTGACCGCGTTGGGTATTGATTTTTTGTGTAATGGGGAATCTGATAATAACTTTTTCCTGATTCCTGATTTATCAGATGAAATCAATATGATTGAAAGTAATGATCAATTGAACCGCGAGGAACAAACAAAAGCAAAGGAAAAAGTCCTGGATGATTTTTCTATAAAATCTAAAAGATTACATTGTGTAAGTCAATTACTCAAAGCATACACCCTTTTTGAAATAGATGAAGATTATGTCGTTATTGAAGGCCATGTAAAAATCGTAGATGAGGGGACCGGTAGATTATTGGAAGGGAGACGATATTCAGATGGATTACATCAGGCCATCGAAGCTAAAGAAAATGTAAAAGTTGGAGAACTAACACAAACTTATGCCACGATAACGCTACAGAATTATTTCCGGATGTACCATAAGTTGGCAGGGATGACTGGTACCGCCGAAACAGAGGCCGGCGAGTTGTGGCAAATTTATAAACTTGATGTGGTCGTGATTCCTACAAACAAACAAATTGTAAGAGATGACAGAGAAGATTTGGTTTATAAAACATCCAGAGAAAAATACAATGCAGTCATAGACGAAATTTCAGATTGTACATCCAAAGGGCGGCCTGTCCTTGTAGGTACAACATCTGTTGATATTTCTGAAAAATTAAGCAGAATGCTTCAACTCAGAGGCATTCCTCACAATGTTTTAAATGCAAAACAACATCAACGCGAAGCAGAAATCGTTGCAGAAGCCGGACACCCTGGCAAGGTAACCATCGCTACGAATATGGCGGGCCGGGGTACGGATATCAAAATATCTGATCAAGTCAAAAAGGCCGGCGGACTCGCTATTATAGGAACCGAAAGACATGAATCAAGAAGGGTCGACAGGCAGCTTAGGGGACGTGCCGGAAGACAAGGAGATCCGGGATCGAGTCAGTTTTTTGTTTCTTTTGAAGATAATTTAATGCGGTTATTTAATTCTGACAGGATTACCTCTATCATGGATAAATTAGGCCACAAAGAAGGAGAAGTGCTACAGCATCCTATGGTTACGAAATCTATCGAAAGAGCTCAGAAGAAAGTCGAAGAAAACAACTTTGGAATTCGGAAGAGATTGCTTGAATATGATGACGTCATGAATATTCAACGCGAGGCTATTTATAAAAAACGAAATCACGCTCTTTATGGCGATCGCCTGACCGTAGATCTGAGTTATATGTTTCATTCTACGATCGAACAACTGTTAGCACGGCACAAAGCAAATCATGATTATGAAAGCTTTGAATATGATGTCATTGGCGTTTTAGGATTTGAACCACAAATGGATAAATCTTTTTTTAATGAATCCCGCGATCACGAAATTATAAACGAAATTAACAAGCAATTTTTTGAGTGGTATCAAAAGAAAGAAGAACAATTTATAGAGGTTTTAATGCCCTTGATCAAAAATGTAAAACAAAATGAAGGCAACAAATATCAAAGGGTAGCCATTCCTATAACGGATGGGCACACAGAGCCAATCCCTATTGGTGTTGAAATGGCCGAAGCAATGGATTCCGCAGGTCAAAGCATCATGCGCGATATTGAAAAAACAATTGCATTGATAAAGCTAGATCACAATTGGAAAGAACACCTGCGAAATATGGATGAATTGAAAGAATCTGTACAAGCTGCAAGCTTTGAGCAAAAAGATCCCCTGGTCATTTATAAGCTGGAGGCATTTAAACTTTTTGAACAGTTGGTTTATAAAATGAATCAGGAAATTACTTCTTTCCTTGCGAAGTCCAGACTATTGTTTTCCGTAGATCAACAAGTCACCGAAGCAAAAGCACAAAAAACAGATTATAGTAAAACGCGAACCAGCAGGGCGGAGGAAAATATGAAACGCGCTGCAGAATCTGCCGGTAATGCAGCAGCACAAGCACAACAAACCATAAGAAACACGATACCCAAAGTAGGAAGGAATGATATGTGTCCTTGCGGAAGTGGTAAAAAATTTAAAAATTGTCATGGCAATATATAA
- a CDS encoding cyclase family protein encodes MEIKFSWNQTEYTANLDEGIDISISFKEEYHQVNCFYAPFYNSQAVKSGDFIGSVKQGGPVNFYNSFINFHGGGTHTEGIGHISENRESVNGIFKDFFGIACLLSVYPTQSENGDRSILKSSLELLMAEIQQTDFLIIRTLPNDEQKKSRHYSGTNPPFVDPEAMKWLVERGYKHLLIDLPSVDKEMDDGLLACHHIFWSEQRKLHCTITELVFIPDQIQDGYYLLNLQVAAIESDAAPSRPVLFSIHSY; translated from the coding sequence ATGGAGATCAAATTTTCCTGGAATCAAACCGAATATACTGCAAACCTGGATGAAGGAATAGACATTTCCATTTCATTTAAAGAGGAATATCATCAGGTTAATTGTTTTTATGCACCTTTTTATAATTCACAAGCAGTGAAGAGTGGAGATTTTATTGGAAGCGTGAAACAAGGCGGACCCGTAAATTTTTACAATAGTTTTATAAATTTTCATGGAGGCGGAACTCACACGGAAGGAATTGGACATATCTCTGAAAACAGAGAGAGTGTCAATGGAATTTTCAAAGATTTTTTTGGGATCGCATGTTTGCTTTCTGTTTACCCAACACAATCTGAAAATGGAGACCGGTCAATACTAAAATCCAGCTTGGAATTATTAATGGCCGAAATTCAGCAAACTGATTTTTTAATCATTCGTACACTACCTAACGATGAGCAAAAAAAATCCAGGCATTATTCAGGCACCAATCCTCCCTTTGTAGATCCGGAAGCCATGAAGTGGTTGGTAGAAAGGGGCTATAAGCATTTACTAATTGACCTACCGTCTGTAGATAAAGAAATGGATGACGGGCTGCTGGCTTGTCATCATATTTTTTGGAGTGAACAACGGAAATTACATTGTACCATTACAGAATTGGTATTTATTCCAGATCAGATTCAAGACGGATATTATTTATTGAATCTACAAGTAGCAGCAATAGAATCAGACGCAGCGCCATCGCGACCAGTGCTTTTTTCTATCCATAGCTATTGA